In Alkalihalobacterium alkalinitrilicum, a genomic segment contains:
- a CDS encoding gluconeogenesis factor YvcK family protein, translating to MKKKKVVVIGGGTGLSVLLRGLKTFPVDITAIVTVADDGGSSGRLRKELDIPPPGDVRNVLVALAEVEPLVEQLFQHRFKNGDGLSGHSLGNLLLAGMTSLTGDFARGISELSKVLNVRGKVYPAANQSIVLHAKMSDGTVVSGESKIPQVGKQIKEVFVTPANVSPLKESIEAIQSADSIVIGPGSLYTSVLPNLLVPGIADEVKKATAKKIYICNVMTQPGETDHYRASDHVRAIVDHCGNQLLDYIMVNQQIIPKEIISHYAEEGAEPVEFDSQQLQSYGIRIVNESFLHYKDKLIRHDANKVAQMILQLT from the coding sequence GTGAAAAAGAAAAAGGTCGTTGTCATCGGGGGAGGAACAGGGTTATCCGTTCTGTTACGTGGGTTAAAGACGTTTCCAGTGGATATTACAGCGATTGTGACCGTTGCAGATGATGGTGGGAGCTCAGGACGGTTGCGAAAAGAGCTAGATATACCACCACCTGGAGATGTGCGAAATGTCCTTGTCGCTTTAGCGGAAGTCGAACCGTTAGTAGAACAATTATTTCAACATCGTTTTAAAAATGGGGATGGTCTAAGTGGTCACTCTTTAGGAAATCTACTTCTTGCGGGAATGACTTCGTTAACAGGTGATTTTGCTAGAGGAATTAGTGAGCTTAGTAAAGTATTAAATGTTAGAGGAAAAGTGTATCCTGCGGCCAACCAAAGTATTGTGCTGCATGCCAAAATGTCGGATGGTACAGTAGTCAGTGGGGAATCTAAAATTCCGCAAGTGGGTAAACAGATTAAGGAAGTTTTTGTGACGCCAGCTAATGTATCCCCGTTAAAGGAAAGTATCGAAGCAATTCAGTCTGCCGATAGCATCGTCATTGGCCCTGGTAGTCTTTATACAAGCGTCCTTCCGAATTTGCTTGTGCCAGGCATTGCGGATGAAGTAAAAAAGGCAACGGCTAAAAAAATATATATATGCAATGTTATGACTCAGCCTGGGGAGACCGATCACTACAGAGCATCTGATCATGTTCGGGCGATTGTAGATCATTGCGGCAATCAGCTTCTAGACTATATAATGGTGAATCAACAAATAATTCCTAAAGAAATCATTTCTCACTATGCGGAAGAGGGAGCTGAGCCTGTTGAATTCGATAGTCAACAACTCCAGTCTTACGGAATTCGTATTGTAAATGAGTCATTTTTACATTATAAAGATAAACTAATTAGACATGATGCAAACAAAGTAGCTCAAATGATTTTACAGCTAACATAA
- the tpiA gene encoding triose-phosphate isomerase codes for MRKPIIAGNWKMNKTMGGALQFVDQVKGNVPSSEQVDSVVCAPALFLDALVKSVEGTELKVGAQNMHFEESGAFTGEISPVALADVGVNYVIIGHSERREMFNETDETVNQKVKAAFSHNLVPIMCCGETLEQREAGQTNSLVGEQVQKGLASLTEDQVNQVVIAYEPIWAIGTGKSSSAEEANETCAHVRKVVAEMYSQEIADAVRIQYGGSVKPANIAEYLGQSDIDGALVGGASLEADSFLQLLEAGK; via the coding sequence TTGCGTAAACCAATCATTGCAGGAAACTGGAAAATGAACAAAACGATGGGGGGAGCTCTTCAATTTGTAGATCAAGTGAAAGGAAACGTTCCGTCAAGTGAACAAGTCGACTCCGTCGTTTGTGCACCAGCACTATTTCTTGATGCTCTTGTGAAAAGCGTTGAAGGAACTGAGCTGAAAGTTGGAGCACAAAATATGCACTTTGAAGAAAGTGGTGCGTTTACTGGAGAAATTAGTCCAGTAGCGTTGGCTGATGTTGGCGTAAATTATGTGATTATTGGTCACTCCGAGCGCCGTGAAATGTTTAATGAAACGGATGAAACGGTCAATCAAAAAGTAAAAGCAGCATTCTCCCATAATCTTGTACCAATTATGTGTTGCGGGGAAACGCTTGAGCAGCGTGAAGCAGGGCAAACGAATTCACTCGTTGGTGAACAAGTACAAAAAGGGCTTGCTAGCCTTACAGAAGATCAAGTGAATCAAGTTGTTATCGCCTATGAGCCAATTTGGGCAATTGGAACAGGTAAATCATCTTCAGCAGAAGAAGCAAATGAGACATGCGCCCATGTACGTAAAGTAGTTGCCGAAATGTATTCACAAGAAATAGCAGATGCTGTTCGCATTCAATATGGTGGTAGTGTGAAACCAGCGAACATTGCAGAATACCTTGGCCAAAGCGATATTGACGGCGCACTAGTAGGAGGAGCAAGCTTAGAAGCAGACTCATTCTTACAGCTTTTGGAGGCAGGGAAATGA
- a CDS encoding phosphoglycerate kinase, which produces MNKKSIRDVELTGKKVFCRVDFNVPMSNGQVSDDTRIRAALPTIEYLAEQGAKVILASHLGRPKGQVVEELRLDAVAKRLSDLLQKEVNKTDEAFGAEVEQAISSMQNGDVLLLENVRFYAGEEKNATELAQQFAALADLYVNDAFGAAHRAHASTEGIAHHIPAVAGLLMEKELEVLGKALSNPDRPFTAIIGGAKVKDKIGVIDNLLDKVDNLIIGGGLAYTFVKAKGYEIGQSLLEADKIDLAKQFIEKAEQKGVKLYMPEDVVVANEFSKDATTQVVAIDEIPADWQGLDIGPNTVDTYRKVILDSKLVIWNGPMGVFEWDAFANGTKSVAVALSDASDTFTVIGGGDSAAAVEKFDLAESMSHISTGGGASLEFMEGKDLLGVVALNDK; this is translated from the coding sequence GTGAATAAAAAGTCAATTCGCGATGTTGAATTAACAGGAAAGAAAGTATTTTGTCGTGTCGATTTTAATGTCCCAATGAGTAACGGACAAGTTTCTGATGATACAAGAATTCGTGCGGCATTACCAACGATCGAGTATCTAGCTGAACAAGGAGCAAAAGTCATCTTAGCGAGCCACCTTGGTCGTCCAAAAGGACAAGTCGTAGAAGAGTTACGACTAGATGCAGTTGCTAAGCGCCTAAGTGATTTACTGCAAAAGGAAGTAAATAAAACTGATGAGGCATTTGGTGCTGAAGTGGAACAAGCTATTTCATCGATGCAAAATGGAGACGTCCTTCTTTTAGAAAACGTTCGCTTTTATGCAGGAGAAGAAAAAAATGCAACAGAGTTAGCTCAGCAATTTGCTGCACTTGCTGACCTTTATGTAAACGATGCGTTCGGAGCGGCTCACCGTGCTCATGCTTCAACAGAAGGAATTGCCCATCATATCCCAGCCGTTGCAGGGCTTTTAATGGAAAAAGAATTAGAAGTGTTAGGGAAAGCTCTATCGAATCCTGATCGTCCGTTTACGGCCATTATTGGTGGAGCAAAAGTAAAAGATAAAATTGGAGTTATCGATAATTTACTTGATAAAGTCGATAATTTAATTATCGGTGGTGGCTTAGCGTATACGTTCGTGAAAGCGAAAGGCTATGAAATTGGCCAATCATTACTCGAAGCTGACAAAATCGATTTAGCAAAACAATTTATCGAAAAAGCTGAACAAAAAGGCGTGAAATTATATATGCCAGAAGATGTTGTTGTAGCGAATGAGTTTTCAAAAGATGCAACAACACAAGTTGTAGCGATCGATGAAATTCCAGCCGATTGGCAAGGTCTAGATATCGGTCCAAATACAGTCGATACGTATCGCAAAGTCATTTTAGATTCAAAACTAGTCATTTGGAATGGCCCAATGGGTGTATTTGAATGGGATGCATTTGCGAACGGTACGAAATCTGTAGCGGTAGCACTTTCAGATGCGAGTGATACGTTCACGGTTATCGGTGGTGGAGATTCTGCGGCAGCTGTTGAAAAATTTGATTTAGCTGAAAGCATGAGTCACATTTCAACGGGCGGTGGCGCATCATTAGAGTTTATGGAAGGAAAAGACCTTCTGGGAGTTGTCGCTTTAAACGATAAGTAA
- a CDS encoding glutaredoxin family protein: protein MDKLKVTFYTKENCSLCDNGLTVLKIIQEGVPFDIEMIDIYKDDELLEKYQVMIPVVSVDGEDIDYGILSEEKIRNRLLSVSKKN from the coding sequence ATGGATAAACTAAAAGTAACGTTCTACACAAAAGAAAATTGTTCTTTATGTGATAATGGATTAACGGTTTTAAAAATCATCCAAGAAGGTGTACCATTTGATATTGAAATGATTGATATTTATAAAGATGATGAGTTACTCGAAAAATACCAAGTGATGATTCCTGTCGTTTCTGTAGATGGAGAAGACATTGATTATGGAATTTTATCAGAAGAAAAGATAAGAAACCGTTTACTTTCAGTTTCCAAAAAAAATTAA
- the rpoN gene encoding RNA polymerase factor sigma-54, which yields MRMDVGLFQQQTTGLYMTKELRQAISLLQYSMIELTQYIQEQALENPLIELEDNFQGEVTRKEKQREDIDDRQWESGYKEQEVSPLDFVSSDRYNLHDHLLYQAKFLDLNESSYEALRYFILHVNDDGYLSEPVEKMTEELKVSEEEGELLLMLLQNMEPTGVGARDLQECLLLQLMKRKDRNQLAEIIVEHHMKLLAEKRWKELSKELSVTLQEIQQVYDLIQTLQPRPGVNYTDDLPKYIQPDVNVEEIEGELVVLVNDDLLPKIQLNKQYQPLLHDKSSDANEYVRKKYEQVQWLLKNIKQRQVTLYQVTEAIVRHQKEFFYKGPEALRPLTLRQIAEEIDVHESTVSRVTSNKYMQSPRGLFELKYFFTTALSNGNSGETSSSHAKEVIKSLIEKEDKRKPLSDQKIVEALKSQHQIELSRRAVAKYRDEMKIQSSSKRKRFE from the coding sequence ATGAGAATGGATGTTGGTCTTTTTCAACAACAGACAACTGGATTATATATGACCAAAGAACTTCGGCAAGCGATCTCACTCCTGCAGTATTCAATGATTGAGTTGACACAGTATATACAAGAGCAGGCTTTAGAAAATCCACTCATTGAGTTAGAGGATAACTTTCAAGGTGAGGTCACTAGAAAAGAAAAGCAAAGAGAAGATATAGATGATCGACAATGGGAAAGTGGATACAAGGAACAAGAAGTATCCCCTCTCGATTTTGTCAGCAGTGATCGTTACAATTTACATGATCACCTTCTATACCAAGCTAAATTTCTAGATCTAAATGAGTCTAGTTATGAAGCGCTTCGTTATTTCATTCTTCATGTTAATGATGACGGATATTTAAGTGAACCTGTGGAGAAAATGACTGAGGAATTAAAGGTATCAGAAGAAGAAGGCGAATTATTGTTGATGTTGTTGCAAAACATGGAACCGACTGGTGTTGGTGCAAGAGACCTACAAGAATGTCTCTTATTGCAACTAATGAAAAGAAAAGATCGCAACCAGCTAGCGGAAATTATTGTAGAACATCACATGAAATTGTTAGCTGAAAAACGTTGGAAAGAATTGTCGAAGGAATTGTCAGTAACACTTCAAGAAATTCAACAAGTTTATGATTTAATCCAAACCCTTCAACCACGACCAGGTGTGAATTATACGGATGATTTACCGAAATATATTCAACCTGATGTGAATGTTGAGGAAATCGAGGGTGAATTAGTCGTGCTCGTCAATGACGACTTGCTTCCGAAAATTCAATTAAATAAACAATATCAGCCTCTATTACATGATAAAAGTTCTGATGCTAATGAATATGTTCGAAAGAAATATGAACAAGTTCAATGGTTGTTAAAAAATATAAAGCAACGTCAAGTGACGTTATACCAAGTTACAGAAGCTATTGTCCGGCATCAGAAAGAATTCTTTTATAAAGGTCCTGAAGCACTTAGACCGTTAACATTACGGCAAATTGCCGAAGAGATTGACGTCCATGAGTCCACGGTTAGTCGGGTGACATCTAATAAATACATGCAATCTCCTCGAGGGCTCTTTGAACTCAAATACTTCTTTACGACTGCTTTATCGAATGGGAATTCTGGAGAAACGTCTTCATCTCATGCAAAAGAAGTGATAAAATCATTAATTGAGAAAGAAGATAAGCGCAAGCCGTTATCGGATCAAAAAATTGTAGAGGCCTTAAAATCTCAGCATCAAATTGAACTGTCTAGGAGAGCTGTCGCTAAATATCGAGATGAGATGAAAATTCAATCATCGTCTAAGCGCAAGCGTTTCGAATAG
- the rapZ gene encoding RNase adapter RapZ, with amino-acid sequence MTDKKEDIQIVIITGMSGAGKTVAVQSFEDLGYFCVDNLPPALIPKFIDLIESSGGKMNKVALVIDLRGREFFDHFFEVIDKLGSTSHLHLNPQVLFLDAKDAKLVQRYKETRRSHPLAPKGLPLEGIKAEREMLEELKGRAQQIIDTTDLKPIQLREKISQRFSNEEQALFSVNVMSFGFKYGIPIDADLVFDVRFLPNPHYIDHMRPKTGLDEEVSSYVLKWSETQQFIEKLRDLLAFMLPQYKREGKSQLVVGIGCTGGKHRSVTLAEYFGEYFSNEYVVHVSHRDIDKGKDRH; translated from the coding sequence ATGACCGATAAAAAGGAAGATATTCAAATTGTCATTATTACAGGAATGTCTGGAGCGGGAAAAACAGTTGCTGTTCAAAGCTTTGAAGATTTAGGGTATTTTTGTGTCGACAATTTACCTCCTGCTCTCATTCCGAAATTTATAGATCTTATTGAAAGTTCTGGCGGTAAAATGAACAAAGTGGCTTTGGTAATTGACCTTAGAGGACGTGAATTCTTTGATCACTTCTTTGAGGTAATTGATAAATTAGGAAGCACATCTCATTTACATTTAAATCCGCAAGTGTTGTTTCTAGATGCGAAGGATGCGAAGTTAGTCCAGCGTTATAAGGAAACACGCCGGTCCCATCCATTGGCACCGAAGGGATTACCACTAGAAGGAATTAAAGCTGAACGTGAAATGCTTGAAGAGTTAAAAGGAAGAGCGCAACAAATTATAGATACGACAGACTTAAAACCGATTCAATTACGCGAGAAAATTAGTCAACGATTTTCAAATGAAGAGCAAGCTCTTTTTTCAGTTAACGTTATGTCCTTTGGCTTTAAGTATGGCATACCGATTGATGCCGATCTTGTATTTGATGTTCGTTTCTTGCCCAATCCTCACTATATTGACCATATGCGTCCGAAGACTGGGCTTGATGAAGAAGTATCTTCGTACGTATTAAAATGGTCTGAAACCCAACAGTTTATAGAAAAACTTCGGGATTTACTCGCATTTATGCTTCCGCAGTATAAGCGTGAAGGTAAGAGTCAGTTAGTGGTCGGAATTGGATGTACAGGCGGTAAACATCGTTCCGTGACGCTAGCTGAGTATTTTGGGGAATATTTTTCCAATGAATATGTCGTCCATGTAAGTCACCGAGATATTGATAAAGGAAAGGATAGACACTAG
- a CDS encoding HPr family phosphocarrier protein — MIEKQVEVKLKTGLQARPAALFVQEANRFSSNIFIEKGTKKVNAKSIMGIMSLAIGKGVAINVIVDGKDEEEAIAALEAFVQNED; from the coding sequence TTGATTGAAAAACAAGTTGAAGTTAAGTTGAAAACAGGTCTTCAAGCTAGACCAGCAGCTCTATTTGTCCAAGAGGCAAACCGTTTTTCCTCAAATATTTTTATCGAAAAAGGTACAAAAAAAGTTAATGCTAAAAGTATTATGGGAATCATGAGTTTGGCGATCGGTAAAGGCGTTGCGATTAATGTTATTGTTGACGGAAAAGACGAAGAAGAAGCAATTGCAGCACTCGAAGCATTTGTACAAAATGAAGACTGA
- a CDS encoding sugar-binding transcriptional regulator produces the protein MNNLFDIQQKLLPDLLEVLLKRYRILQYIRLMEPIGRRSLSSNMDISERILRGEVTFLKDQRLIHVGSAGMNLTSEGKDLLLKLEGMMKDLLGLKALEQQLEHEFRLDKVIVVPGDSDQFDWVKKEMGRACVHYLKKHVDLHSTVAVTGGSTVAAVSEMMSSDFQRDDLLFVPARGGIGEEVENQANTICAQMARQTGSSYRLLHVPDQLSEETYSSLIAEPSVQSVLGTITSASVVIHGIGEAKSMAQRRGASEELLQKLIVNKAVAEAFGYYFGQLGDIIHRERTIGLQLEHLDHDKQVIAIAGGASKNGAISAYLKNGKSRILITDEGAAKKIININNIKPL, from the coding sequence ATGAATAATCTTTTTGACATTCAACAAAAACTTTTGCCTGATTTACTCGAAGTTTTGTTGAAGCGTTACAGAATACTCCAGTACATTCGTTTGATGGAACCGATCGGACGAAGAAGCCTCTCTTCTAATATGGACATTAGCGAAAGAATATTACGTGGTGAGGTTACCTTTCTAAAAGACCAACGTTTAATACATGTTGGAAGTGCAGGAATGAATTTAACGAGTGAAGGTAAAGATTTACTCCTAAAACTCGAAGGGATGATGAAAGATTTATTAGGATTGAAAGCTCTTGAACAACAACTTGAGCATGAGTTTCGACTTGATAAGGTCATCGTAGTTCCTGGAGATAGTGACCAATTTGATTGGGTCAAAAAAGAGATGGGCCGTGCTTGCGTTCACTATCTAAAAAAGCATGTTGATCTTCACTCAACGGTGGCTGTTACAGGTGGATCGACAGTAGCTGCAGTATCTGAAATGATGAGTTCAGATTTCCAAAGAGATGATTTATTATTTGTACCAGCAAGAGGCGGAATTGGTGAAGAAGTGGAAAATCAAGCGAATACGATTTGTGCTCAAATGGCAAGACAAACAGGATCTTCGTACCGATTATTACACGTACCTGACCAATTAAGCGAAGAAACGTACTCGTCTTTAATAGCTGAACCATCTGTACAAAGTGTGTTGGGCACAATTACCTCAGCATCAGTCGTTATCCACGGTATCGGTGAGGCAAAATCGATGGCACAGCGCCGCGGAGCTTCTGAAGAGCTTTTACAAAAGCTAATTGTTAACAAAGCAGTGGCTGAAGCGTTTGGTTATTATTTTGGTCAATTAGGAGATATTATTCACAGGGAACGTACAATAGGTCTTCAACTCGAACATCTAGATCATGACAAGCAAGTGATCGCGATTGCAGGTGGCGCTTCAAAAAATGGAGCCATTTCTGCATACTTAAAAAACGGCAAAAGCCGCATTCTTATTACAGATGAAGGTGCAGCAAAAAAAATAATAAATATAAATAATATAAAACCGCTATAA
- the whiA gene encoding DNA-binding protein WhiA, whose amino-acid sequence MSSFAATTKKELTQLEGNECCAQAELTALIRMNGSLAFNNQKMMLDITTENAAIARRIYTLIKRLFPQTHIELLVRKKMRLKKNNVYLVRISQEARKTLENLGIIGEGFTFIRTISSAIVKKHCCRRGYLRGAFLAGGSINHPETSSYHLEIFSLYEEHNESLCELMNSFGLNAKTLERKKGFITYIKESEKITEFLNIIGAHQALLYFEDVRIMKDMRNSVNRLVNCETANLNKTVGAALRQVENIRLVDREIGLVNLPGKLREIAELRVKHQDVTLKELGEMVSTGKVSKSGVNHRLRKIDELADRIRSGKQITGF is encoded by the coding sequence TTGTCGTCATTTGCTGCAACTACAAAAAAAGAGCTCACTCAATTAGAAGGCAATGAATGTTGTGCACAAGCTGAGTTAACGGCTCTAATTCGAATGAATGGTTCTCTTGCATTTAATAATCAAAAAATGATGTTAGATATTACGACAGAGAATGCCGCAATTGCGAGAAGAATCTATACACTGATAAAAAGGTTATTTCCGCAAACTCATATTGAATTACTCGTACGAAAAAAAATGCGATTGAAAAAAAATAATGTCTATTTAGTGAGAATTTCGCAAGAAGCAAGGAAAACTCTTGAGAATTTAGGTATTATAGGTGAAGGATTTACTTTTATACGCACAATTTCTTCTGCTATTGTAAAGAAACATTGTTGCCGTCGTGGTTATTTAAGGGGAGCATTTCTAGCAGGTGGTTCAATAAATCATCCTGAAACTTCCTCCTATCATTTAGAAATTTTTTCACTGTATGAAGAGCACAATGAATCATTATGTGAGTTGATGAATTCCTTTGGTCTAAATGCAAAAACATTAGAACGAAAAAAGGGGTTTATTACGTATATCAAAGAAAGTGAAAAAATTACAGAATTCCTAAATATTATTGGAGCCCATCAAGCTTTGTTGTATTTTGAGGACGTTCGCATTATGAAGGATATGCGAAATTCGGTTAACCGACTCGTCAATTGTGAAACAGCAAACTTGAATAAAACAGTGGGTGCGGCACTAAGGCAAGTAGAAAATATTCGCTTAGTGGATCGTGAAATTGGTTTAGTTAATCTACCAGGGAAGTTAAGGGAAATTGCTGAGCTACGGGTCAAGCATCAGGATGTGACTTTAAAAGAGCTAGGAGAAATGGTGTCCACCGGAAAGGTAAGTAAATCGGGAGTCAATCATCGTCTTCGTAAAATAGATGAGTTAGCGGATCGAATTCGCTCAGGTAAACAGATAACAGGATTCTAA
- the clpP gene encoding ATP-dependent Clp endopeptidase proteolytic subunit ClpP: MIMNLIPTVIEQTNRGERAYDIYSRLLKDRIIMLGSAIDDNVANSIVAQLLFLQAEDPEKDISLYINSPGGSITSGMAIYDTMNYIKPQVSTICIGMAASMGAFLLAAGQKGKRFALPNSEVMIHQPLGGTQGQASDIQIHAKRIIEMREHLNKILAERTGQPLEVIAKDTDRDNFMTAEKAKEYGLIDTVISASNAK; this comes from the coding sequence ATGATTATGAATTTAATTCCTACAGTTATCGAACAAACAAACCGTGGTGAGCGTGCTTACGACATTTATTCTCGTTTATTAAAAGACCGTATTATTATGCTAGGAAGCGCAATAGATGATAATGTTGCTAACTCAATCGTAGCACAACTACTTTTCCTACAAGCTGAAGATCCTGAAAAAGATATTTCACTATACATTAACAGTCCAGGTGGTTCTATTACATCAGGTATGGCGATTTACGACACAATGAACTACATTAAACCTCAAGTGTCGACCATTTGTATCGGTATGGCAGCTTCCATGGGTGCGTTCTTACTAGCTGCTGGTCAAAAAGGAAAGCGTTTTGCACTTCCAAATAGTGAAGTCATGATCCATCAACCACTTGGTGGAACTCAAGGGCAAGCATCTGACATTCAAATCCACGCAAAGCGTATCATCGAAATGCGTGAACACTTAAATAAAATTTTGGCAGAACGCACAGGTCAACCATTAGAGGTTATCGCAAAAGACACGGATCGTGATAACTTTATGACAGCTGAAAAAGCTAAAGAATACGGCTTAATTGATACTGTCATCTCAGCATCAAACGCAAAATAA
- the gap gene encoding type I glyceraldehyde-3-phosphate dehydrogenase, whose translation MATKVGINGFGRIGRLVFRAALKNPNVEVVAINDLTDANMLAHLLKYDSVHGKIDAEVTVNGESLVVNGQEIKVIAERDPAQLPWGNLGVEVVVESTGRFTNREDAAKHIEAGAKKVIISAPANNEDITLVMGVNHDQYDAASHHVISNASCTTNCLAPFAKVLNDKFGIRRGMMTTVHSYTNDQQILDLPHKDYRRARAAAENIIPTTTGAAKAVALVLPELKGKLNGGAMRVPTPNVSLVDLVAELDKEVTAEEINNAFKEAAEGELKGILGYSEEPLVSGDYNGNPNSSTIDALSTMVMEGNMVKVISWYDNESGYSHRVVDLVEYMAKQGL comes from the coding sequence ATGGCAACAAAAGTGGGAATTAATGGATTTGGACGTATCGGTAGACTAGTATTTCGTGCAGCACTTAAAAACCCGAATGTAGAGGTAGTAGCGATTAACGATTTAACAGATGCTAATATGCTTGCTCACCTTTTAAAATACGACTCAGTTCACGGAAAGATTGACGCAGAAGTAACCGTAAATGGTGAAAGCTTAGTGGTAAACGGCCAAGAAATTAAAGTTATTGCAGAACGTGATCCTGCACAATTACCTTGGGGCAACCTTGGTGTAGAAGTTGTTGTTGAGTCAACTGGACGTTTCACAAATCGTGAAGATGCAGCGAAACATATAGAAGCTGGAGCGAAAAAAGTAATCATCTCAGCACCAGCAAACAATGAAGATATTACATTGGTTATGGGTGTTAACCATGATCAATATGATGCAGCGAGTCACCACGTTATTTCAAACGCATCGTGTACGACAAACTGCTTAGCGCCTTTTGCTAAAGTATTAAATGATAAGTTTGGTATTCGTCGTGGAATGATGACAACAGTTCACTCGTACACGAACGACCAACAAATTTTAGATTTACCACATAAAGATTACCGTCGTGCTCGTGCCGCTGCGGAAAATATTATCCCAACAACAACGGGTGCTGCAAAAGCTGTTGCACTAGTATTACCTGAGCTTAAAGGGAAATTAAACGGTGGCGCAATGCGTGTTCCTACGCCTAACGTTTCATTAGTAGACTTAGTAGCAGAATTAGATAAAGAAGTAACAGCTGAAGAAATAAACAATGCATTTAAAGAAGCTGCAGAAGGTGAATTAAAAGGAATCCTTGGTTATAGCGAAGAGCCATTAGTATCTGGTGACTATAACGGTAACCCAAATTCTTCAACCATCGATGCACTTTCAACGATGGTTATGGAAGGAAACATGGTTAAAGTGATTTCTTGGTACGATAACGAATCAGGATATTCGCACAGAGTTGTAGATTTAGTTGAATATATGGCAAAACAAGGACTATAA